The following is a genomic window from Bacillus sp. FJAT-52991.
TGAGTTTTATGAATGGCTCTATTTTATCCTATACAATAATTCAGTTCGGTTACTTGCGTTAAATTTTCTATATAAGTTTTGTAAATGTTTTTTAATTGTATGTTCGCTGACATAGAGTTTCTTTGCTATTTCTCTATTCTTCCACCCTTCTTCAAGGTAGTTGACGAGTTCTTTTTCTCTTTCAGTTAATAAAGTACTTTGCTTTTGCTGGTTCAGCTTTAAAATATTCTGTATATTAAAGCCGCTTTCAATTTGTTTAGCTAAAAAACTTAACTTGATACGATCCGTTTCCATAAACAGTTGTTCTTCTTTACTTCTTAATAAACCAATTACACCAACGCACTCTCCCTGATGTTCTAGATAAATCCCCATCTCATCTAAAAACGAATACTTCTTCATAAACGAGTAATAATATTCTGTCTCGATATATTCTGAAAAAGAAATCACATC
Proteins encoded in this region:
- a CDS encoding response regulator transcription factor, with product MQLTKEEYNCVLCAVEELASKQMNTNINNYRAEVLKVLCEILGFQQSLFWLVDENKQLMDPILLNIEEKTLGEYNDYFYQLDYLQPSNLNKKRQVQKLTDVISFSEYIETEYYYSFMKKYSFLDEMGIYLEHQGECVGVIGLLRSKEEQLFMETDRIKLSFLAKQIESGFNIQNILKLNQQKQSTLLTEREKELVNYLEEGWKNREIAKKLYVSEHTIKKHLQNLYRKFNASNRTELLYRIK